A stretch of Haemophilus influenzae DNA encodes these proteins:
- the csrA gene encoding carbon storage regulator CsrA, giving the protein MLILTRKVGESVLIGDDISITVLSVRGNQVKLGVEAPKEVSVHREEIYQRIKQTKDEPYLGSS; this is encoded by the coding sequence ATGTTAATCTTAACTCGTAAAGTTGGCGAAAGTGTACTTATTGGAGATGATATTTCTATCACGGTTTTGAGTGTACGTGGAAACCAAGTTAAACTCGGTGTTGAAGCACCTAAAGAAGTATCCGTTCACCGAGAAGAAATTTACCAACGAATTAAACAAACGAAAGATGAACCCTATTTAGGTTCCTCTTAG